A window of the Lactuca sativa cultivar Salinas chromosome 7, Lsat_Salinas_v11, whole genome shotgun sequence genome harbors these coding sequences:
- the LOC111877530 gene encoding uncharacterized protein LOC111877530 has translation MASSSSNQYATVEIKEEEYPYPSNLSAASFISVKLSGRDKYAIWKTQMVCLLKSHDMFGFIDGTLKSPQTDVSGKEKVDDHHTHRLWTRSDALVKGWILGSLTEETLMYVLNRLTNKLMQHTNVNFTAKDVWDELQIIYGPPPLQTTFGPVGLPQRFEAPSDVAIASLRPHLFRLAASDLLSFLSLSSLHLPISLKLAPSATARALSRYLSPDSPSADKQEEKRRAGIHQLFYQALVGVRAYVIDLILSNGEVTVIDKITNNGNTALHVAVGATKKADLLQKLLEKTPENTQLLDLRNSDGSTLLHVAAIVGNTQAADILVGRNPDLLFAKDNEGHTPLAIALSNMHTETAQHLLQHIGNDLEMGTLFSGSGGDELLVTAISSKDFRLACDLLGRYKTLHGDAVLMAIFLNFPRELNMLEEFSRTGILHSKIESAVVIASDYTVEKCGWPYIKERVRTHLDAILLLASVCDLIRFRNDPMCYHQYYMNPLYEAIRQNSYDVVEYILSYFPDALTSANEEGHNIIQYAVINRSENIYNMLYQMGEHKNIYRTVKDPSRNNLLHLAARLAPSNKLNLISGAALQIQRELQWFKEVERFVCPLNIIQRNSFDETPQMVFTREHKDLVVEGEKWMKATAESYTITAALIVTVVFAAAIRVPGGNNQDTGLPVFTNNTAFTIFAISDAISLFAAVTSLLTFLSVLTARFAEQDFLFKLPTKLIIGLATLFISTTSMIVAFGATLYIVFGQRNSRILIPIVVLTCLPIISFVTLQFRLIIDLMRATYGRSIFGKKRDDTF, from the exons ATGGCAAGCTCAAGCTCTAATCAGTATGCCACAGTAGAAATTAAAGAAGAGGAATACCCATACCCATCGAATCTTTCAGCAGCAAGCTTTATTAGTGTGAAACTGAGTGGTAGGGACAAGTACGCTATCTGGAAAACTCAGATGGTGTGTCTCTTAAAGAGTCATGATATGTTTGGTTTCATCGATGGAACACTCAAAAGCCCTCAAACTGATGTTTCTGGAAAGGAGAAAGTGGATGATCATCACACTCACAGGCTGTGGACAAGATCAGATGCCCTGGTTAAAGGATGGATTCTTGGTTCACTCACGGAAGAAACACTCATGTATGTTTTGAATCGTCTCACAAACAAATTAATGCAACACACAAATGTGAATTTCACTGCAAAAGATGTTTGGGATGAATTGCAGATTATATATGGTCCTCCACCATTGCAGACTACCTTTGGTCCTGTTGGTCTTCCACAACGATTTGAAG CCCCTTCTGATGTTGCTATTGCTTCCCTCCGACCACACCTTTTCCGTCTGGCAGCCTCTGATTTGTTGTCGTTTCTTTCTCTATCATCATTGCACTTGCCGATCTCGCTGAAATTGGCTCCGTCCGCCACAGCTCGAGCTCTTTCTCGCTACCTTTCTCCGGACTCCCCTTCTGCTG ATAAACAAGAAGAAAAAAGAAGAGCAGGGATTCACCAACTATTCTACCAAGCACTTGTAGGAGTACGTGCGTATGTCATTGATCTCATTTTGAGTAACGGAGAAGTTACAGTGATAGACAAAATCACGAATAATGGAAACACAGCACTCCATGTAGCAGTGGGTGCTACCAAGAAAGCGGACCTATTACAGAAACTGCTGGAAAAGACACCGGAGAACACACAACTGTTGGATCTAAGAAATTCAGATGGAAGCACACTTCTTCATGTTGCTGCCATTGTTGGCAACACCCAAGCTGCTGACATCTTGGTGGGAAGAAACCCAGATTTATTGTTCGCCAAGGACAACGAGGGTCACACACCATTAGCCATAGCTCTATCTAATATGCATACAGAGACAGCTCAGCATCTGTTGCAACACATCGGTAATGACCTAGAGATGGGTACTCTGTTTTCTGGTTCAGGTGGCGATGAGCTTCTAGTTACTGCTATTTCGTCTAAAGATTTCC GTTTGGCGTGTGATTTGCTAGGCCGTTACAAAACATTGCATGGTGATGCTGTTTTGATGGCTATTTTTCTAAATTTCCCACGCGAACTCAATATGTTGGAAGAATTTTCAA GGACTGGTATTTTACACTCAAAAATAGAAAGCGCTGTGGTTATCGCATCTGATTATACGGTTGAGAAATGTG GGTGGCCATATATTAAAGAGAGAGTTCGAACACATCTTGATGCTATTCTACTATTAGCTTCGGTATGTGACTTGATAAGATTCAGGAATGACCCCATGTGTTACCATCAATATTACATGAATCCACTTTATGAAGCCATAAGACAAAATTCATACGATGTTGTAGAATATATTTTGTCTTATTTTCCAGATGCACTTACGAGTGCCAATGAAGAAGGTCACAACATAATTCAATATGCTGTGATAAATCGCTCTGAAAACATTTACAACATGCTATATCAAATGGGGGAACACAAGAATATATACAGAACAGTCAAAGACCCTTCTCGAAATAATCTCCTGCATTTGGCTGCAAGATTGGCACCTTCCAACAAACTTAACCTTATATCCGGAGCAGCTTTACAGATTCAACGTGAACTACAATGGTTTAAG GAAGTTGAAAGATTTGTATGTCCTTTGAACATCATACAAAGGAACTCTTTCGATGAAACACCTCAAATGGTGTTTACAAGAGAACATAAGGACTTGGTGGTTGAGGGAGAAAAATGGATGAAGGCCACTGCAGAGTCATACACCATCACAGCTGCATTAATTGTCACTGTTGTGTTTGCAGCAGCAATTAGAGTGCCAGGAGGAAACAATCAGGACACAGGACTACCCGTTTTTACCAACAATACAGCCTTCACCATATTTGCGATATCAGATGCCATATCATTATTTGCAGCCGTAACTTCATTGTTAACATTTTTGTCGGTTCTCACAGCACGTTTTGCTGAACAAGACTTTCTCTTCAAGTTGCCTACAAAGTTGATAATTGGTTTGGCTACCTTGTTCATCTCAACCACATCCATGATAGTAGCTTTTGGTGCAACATTGTACATTGTATTCGGCCAAAGGAATTCAAGGATTCTTATTCCAATAGTTGTGTTGACATGCCTACCGATTATTTCTTTTGTGACCCTGCAATTCCGTCTCATCATAGACTTGATGAGGGCCACATATGGTCGTAGTATTTTTGGTAAGAAAAGAGACGACACTTTCTAA